In Deltaproteobacteria bacterium GWC2_55_46, a single window of DNA contains:
- a CDS encoding amylo-alpha-1,6-glucosidase yields the protein MAAVSRIKDSFFIVATSTVIDPLRLIQKDGDIFGIYDRFGDILPLGKGEQGLYYKGTRFLSHYELRVNGQRPLFLSSNTDDENLLMTVDLTNPDIYSGTELLLRRDSIHIMRSRFLSCGRLMEHIRVKNFGGEQASFTLEIGADSDFEDIFEVRGLKRIRRGALQEPEYGERGLRLSYDGLDGVRRTTAFTLTRAPDRMGDNTFDFRVDLKPEAVEDIFITAECVEGLSRHESGADFAGAFEEAKRASSARKRSNAGIQTSNEHFNISIKRSLADINMMLTETPHGVYPYGGIPWYCTPFGRDGIITAIECLWIKPELARGVLKYLASMQATVLDKKKAAEPGKIMHETRQGEMAALDEIPFSLYYGSVDATPLFVVLAGVYWRRTGDTALIKKIWKNIEAALVWMDRYGDVDGDGFLEYVPHAKGLRNQGWKDSQDSVFHKDGALAEGPIALCEVQAYLYAAKREASALARLVGKDALSERLKREADEVRRRFNELFWDEELSTFVLALDGDKKPCRVVASNAGHALFAGIADIDKAHRVAETLLSDPLFSGWGIRTIGAKEKRYNPMSYHNGSVWPHDNALVAFGLATYGFTGHFNKVFSGIFDAALSTELQRLPELFCGFHRRDGVAPTQYPVACSPQTWASGALLLMLQASLGIYFEADKKMVIFKEPVLPQFLTSVYLKNLMVAGRKGVDILISRYGEDVTVEALKKPDDVHILIIK from the coding sequence ATGGCTGCGGTCAGCAGGATAAAGGACTCGTTCTTTATTGTAGCCACTTCGACTGTAATAGACCCGCTGAGGCTCATACAGAAAGACGGCGACATATTCGGCATCTACGACAGGTTCGGCGACATACTGCCGCTCGGCAAAGGGGAGCAGGGGCTCTACTACAAGGGGACGAGGTTCCTCTCCCATTATGAGCTGAGGGTAAACGGACAGCGCCCGCTTTTTTTAAGCTCGAACACAGACGATGAAAACCTCCTCATGACGGTAGACCTCACCAACCCGGATATCTATTCCGGAACAGAACTCCTCCTTCGCAGGGATTCCATTCACATCATGCGCTCAAGGTTTCTTTCCTGCGGAAGGCTCATGGAGCATATCAGGGTGAAGAACTTCGGCGGAGAGCAGGCAAGCTTCACCCTTGAGATAGGCGCCGATTCTGACTTCGAGGATATCTTCGAGGTGAGGGGGCTCAAGAGGATCAGGCGGGGCGCGCTCCAGGAGCCGGAGTACGGCGAACGGGGGCTCAGGCTCTCTTACGACGGGCTCGACGGCGTGAGGAGGACTACCGCCTTTACCTTGACGCGCGCCCCGGACAGGATGGGCGACAACACCTTCGATTTCAGAGTGGACTTGAAGCCCGAGGCGGTGGAGGATATCTTCATCACCGCCGAGTGCGTGGAAGGGTTATCGCGCCATGAAAGCGGGGCCGACTTCGCGGGTGCTTTCGAAGAGGCGAAGAGGGCCTCGTCAGCCAGGAAGAGATCGAACGCCGGAATACAGACCTCGAACGAGCACTTCAACATCTCGATAAAAAGGTCGCTCGCCGACATCAACATGATGCTGACGGAGACCCCCCATGGCGTCTATCCCTATGGCGGCATCCCGTGGTACTGCACCCCGTTCGGGAGGGACGGGATAATAACGGCCATCGAGTGCCTCTGGATAAAGCCGGAGCTTGCCAGGGGCGTGCTCAAATACCTGGCGTCGATGCAGGCCACAGTGCTCGATAAGAAAAAGGCCGCAGAACCGGGCAAGATCATGCACGAGACCAGGCAGGGCGAGATGGCCGCGCTCGACGAGATACCGTTCAGCCTCTATTACGGCAGCGTTGACGCCACACCTCTCTTTGTCGTGCTTGCGGGAGTATACTGGAGGAGGACAGGTGACACCGCCCTTATAAAAAAGATATGGAAGAACATAGAGGCCGCGCTCGTCTGGATGGACAGATACGGAGACGTGGACGGCGATGGCTTTTTGGAATATGTCCCGCACGCGAAGGGCTTGAGGAACCAGGGCTGGAAAGACTCTCAGGACTCTGTCTTCCACAAGGACGGCGCGTTGGCCGAAGGGCCTATCGCCCTTTGCGAGGTCCAGGCCTATTTATACGCGGCCAAGAGGGAGGCCTCCGCCCTCGCGAGGCTCGTCGGCAAAGACGCGCTCTCTGAGAGGCTCAAGCGAGAGGCTGACGAGGTACGGCGCAGGTTCAACGAGTTATTCTGGGACGAGGAGCTTTCTACGTTTGTCCTTGCCCTCGACGGCGATAAAAAGCCATGCCGGGTGGTCGCCTCAAACGCCGGGCACGCGTTATTCGCCGGCATAGCCGATATCGACAAGGCCCATAGGGTAGCTGAGACACTTCTTTCAGATCCCCTTTTTTCAGGCTGGGGCATTCGGACCATCGGGGCGAAGGAGAAACGCTACAACCCCATGTCCTATCACAACGGGTCGGTCTGGCCGCATGACAACGCGCTTGTAGCCTTTGGGCTGGCGACTTACGGCTTTACAGGGCATTTCAACAAGGTCTTCTCCGGTATCTTCGACGCGGCGCTCTCTACAGAGCTTCAGAGGCTGCCGGAGCTATTCTGCGGCTTTCACAGAAGAGATGGCGTTGCCCCCACGCAGTACCCTGTCGCCTGCTCGCCGCAGACATGGGCTTCAGGCGCGCTCCTTCTCATGCTCCAGGCCTCTCTGGGAATATACTTCGAGGCCGACAAGAAGATGGTGATATTCAAGGAACCGGTGCTGCCGCAGTTCCTCACGTCTGTTTATCTTAAAAACCTCATGGTCGCCGGCCGCAAGGGGGTGGATATCCTCATATCAAGGTACGGGGAGGACGTTACGGTGGAGGCGCTCAAAAAACCCGATGACGTGCACATATTAATCATAAAGTAG
- a CDS encoding peptide-methionine (R)-S-oxide reductase: protein MEKVKKTEQEWKKVLTPEQYNVTRKQGTERPFSGEYVHTKDKGVYACVNCGQELFSSDAKYESGTGWPSFREPAGPEKVSAKEDRSLFTERTEVLCSRCEAHLGHVFDDGSPPTGKRYCINSVALKLVKK from the coding sequence ATGGAAAAGGTAAAGAAGACAGAGCAGGAATGGAAAAAGGTCCTTACGCCAGAGCAGTATAATGTGACGCGGAAGCAGGGCACCGAGAGGCCTTTTTCAGGCGAGTACGTCCACACGAAAGACAAAGGGGTCTACGCCTGCGTCAACTGCGGGCAGGAGCTCTTCAGCTCTGATGCGAAATACGAGTCGGGCACAGGCTGGCCGAGCTTCCGGGAGCCAGCCGGCCCTGAAAAGGTAAGCGCCAAAGAGGACAGGAGCCTCTTTACGGAGAGGACAGAGGTCCTGTGCTCACGGTGCGAGGCGCACCTCGGTCACGTCTTCGACGACGGCTCGCCACCGACCGGAAAAAGGTACTGCATCAACTCTGTCGCGTTGAAGCTTGTAAAGAAATGA
- a CDS encoding glycosyl transferase family 2: MLHGKKVVVVLPAYHAEKTLVMTYKDIPMDVVDDVVLVDDCSADNTVAEARKLGIRNVVVHEKNKGYGGNQKTCYTKALALGADIVVMVHPDYQYAPKLITAMASMIASGEYDVVLGSRVLGTGALKGGMPVYKYISNRFLTLAENLLLGEKISEYHTGYRAFSRQVLETLPLNENSDDFVFDNQMLAQSVWFGFRIGEISCPTKYFEDASSINFRRSVIYGFGVLGTALKYKLQKMGLKNYPIFARAGKKLSSVTGRAV, translated from the coding sequence ATGTTACATGGAAAAAAAGTAGTAGTCGTCCTTCCAGCGTATCACGCCGAGAAGACGCTTGTAATGACCTACAAGGATATCCCTATGGACGTCGTTGACGACGTCGTGCTCGTGGACGACTGCAGCGCCGACAACACCGTTGCCGAAGCCAGGAAGCTCGGCATCAGGAACGTGGTCGTGCATGAGAAGAACAAGGGGTACGGCGGGAACCAGAAGACCTGCTACACAAAGGCCCTTGCGCTCGGGGCGGATATCGTTGTAATGGTCCACCCCGACTACCAGTACGCCCCGAAGCTCATTACTGCCATGGCCTCGATGATAGCCTCTGGCGAGTATGACGTGGTTTTGGGCTCAAGGGTGCTTGGCACCGGGGCGCTGAAGGGCGGGATGCCGGTCTACAAGTACATCTCCAACAGGTTCCTGACGCTTGCCGAGAACCTCCTTCTCGGAGAGAAGATATCCGAGTACCACACAGGCTACAGGGCTTTCTCAAGGCAGGTCCTGGAGACATTGCCGCTCAACGAGAACTCGGATGATTTCGTCTTCGACAACCAGATGCTCGCCCAGTCAGTATGGTTCGGCTTCAGGATCGGGGAGATAAGCTGCCCGACAAAGTACTTCGAGGACGCCTCGTCGATAAACTTCAGGAGAAGCGTCATATACGGCTTCGGTGTCCTTGGCACAGCCCTGAAATACAAGCTCCAGAAAATGGGGCTAAAAAACTATCCTATCTTCGCGCGCGCCGGCAAAAAGCTATCCTCCGTCACAGGGCGCGCCGTTTAA
- a CDS encoding peptide-methionine (S)-S-oxide reductase, with protein MNEKKTEKAVFAAGCFWGVEETFRNVKGVISTRVGYTGGSTEDPSYEEVCTESTGHAEAVEVTFDPGTVSYGEFLNIFWDIHDPTTLDRQGPDIGSQYRSAIFYMSTEQERLAMGSKERLEQSGIYSGPIVTEIAPAGVFYPAEEYHQKYLKKRGLKYCG; from the coding sequence ATGAATGAGAAGAAAACCGAGAAGGCCGTCTTCGCCGCCGGCTGTTTCTGGGGGGTGGAGGAGACGTTCAGGAATGTAAAAGGCGTTATCTCGACAAGGGTCGGTTATACCGGCGGCTCGACAGAGGACCCTTCATATGAAGAGGTATGTACCGAATCAACAGGCCACGCTGAGGCGGTGGAGGTAACGTTCGACCCCGGGACCGTAAGCTACGGAGAGTTTCTTAATATTTTCTGGGACATACACGACCCTACGACGCTCGACAGGCAGGGGCCGGATATCGGAAGCCAGTACAGGTCGGCGATATTCTATATGAGCACAGAGCAGGAGAGGCTCGCCATGGGATCAAAGGAGAGGCTCGAGCAAAGCGGGATATACAGTGGGCCGATCGTGACGGAGATAGCCCCTGCAGGGGTCTTTTACCCGGCTGAGGAATACCATCAGAAGTATCTTAAGAAGAGGGGGCTTAAGTACTGCGGCTGA